ACGCCGCCCAACGACGTGCTGGCCAATTCGTCGAAAACCAAACACGGACAAGCCGCGTCACCAAGCAGTGCGTTCACCTAGCTTAAGGTTTCGCAGTCGCTTTTGATGCGGCGGGACGATCGAGCGCCCAGCCGATGGCGTTTTCTAACATAACGCGAAAAGCGGGCTGTTCGAAGTCGCTCGAATGTCCCAGCGAAGTATAAAACGATCGCCCGCCGTCGGCGCGAGTAAACGTCCACGCCAGCGGTTCCGATGGCAAGCCCTCGTATTTACCGTTCATAAGAACCGTTGTTCCGCTGGCCAACGGCGATACTTTATAGAGCGATCCGCCGGAGACATAGGGCATCCGATCGACATCCTCCAAAATCGGATGCGTGATCGCGGCGAAGGTGACTTGCGGCAACAGTTTGTTGCCGTGGTGTCCCGTATAGTTGCCGCCAAAGACATCGGGATCAAACGTCGTCCATTCCGCATAACCTTCGGCCGGGTCGACGTTGCGGACATGAAACGCATGGCTCGCGGTGCGAATTCCCACCACCGGTTTTCCCGCGGCGATGTGTGCTCGCACGCGTTCCAGTTGCTCCGTCTTCAGCGTCCGCCGGCGAACGCTCACAAATAACAGATCGGCCGATTCGATCACCTCGCTACCGTGCAGATCGTTTTTGTCCTCCGCGTCGGCGTAGACAAAACTAACGCGATACGACTTCCCCAGCGGATTAACCGCATACGCCAACAACGACTTGTCGGTCGCATATTCGCGTTCGGCAACCAACATCACCACGTGCGGTCGATCGTCCTCGGCATATCGGAATTCTTTGCCGCCGATGATCTGATCGCTCGTGATCGTTGGGCAGACAAACTTTTCGATGTGCTCGACGATCAAGTCGGTCCCGGTGAAATGACTGACCTTCGGCTCCGAAGCCGGATTGTACATCGTGTCGGTCAAATCGCGGATCAATACGGCGTTTTTGCCGTTTTGCACCATCTGCCGCAGACCAAACGGTCGCCCCAACACGCACATGTTCGTGTGCACTCCTGCTAGGATCACGTTCTTGATCCCCGCAGCTTCCATTACGTTCCAGATCTCCGATCCCGAATCGCTTATGAAGTCGCGCCCCGCGTCGATCTTCAGTACATCGATCTGGCGACTCCACGGCGACAGCGGCTTGAGCCCCTTCGCTGTCAGCTCCTTCGCCCAAGCCTCATATTCGACAGGGTCATCGTCCCGCCCACCGTCGCTCTGGTCGATCGGATAGACGCCCGCTTCCTCCTCGGGAATCTTGTAGCACCACGCGTTGATCTCCTCTGGAAGATTGCTCGCTTTGGGAGCGTCGATGGCTCGTTTTCGCGCCGCGTGATCGGTGTAGAAGTTCATGCATCCGCTGGGGGCGTGAATCACAGTCACCCCTTCGCGACGCAGCGCTTCGACAACTTGCTGCAACCGCGGTGCTATCTGCTTTTCCCGCCGCACCGCGTTTTGGCTACTGTGCACATCCCACATGTCGCACAAGATGATCGCCGTCTCTTTCGGATTCCAATCGGCGTCGCGATGCAGCGTATGGAACAAGCCCGAATCTTGATCGGTTTCGGTTCGATAACGCAGGCTCAACGAAAGTGGATCGGCGGCAAGTGTCGAGCGTCCCACGCTGACAAATCCCAAGAGTGTGAGCAACACAGCAACGCGACGGATCCAATTCATTTCATAGGCCTCGGATTTTTAGCAAGTCGATTTTCCAGAAACGCATCATACCACAACCTCCCTAAAATGAGGCGTCGATAATTTTCTGGTACTCTGCCACCGTGACAATCGTTTTCTCCGAAGCGATCGCATCGAGGGTAAACGATTCGACAAACTCTTGTGGTTGGATCGGTTGCCACGATTGAAGAAGTCCCGCCGACCAGAGCGCCCAGCCGACAATCGCTTCGGGCCGCGCGCCGCGCTCGCGAAAATAGCTAAGCCGCGTGTCGCCATGCCGCTTGGCCAACCGACGTCCATCGCTACCGACCACCAACGGAACGTGGACAAACTGTGGCAACGGGTGTCCCAACGCTTCGAACAGATCGATCTGCCGAAAGGTGCTCGGCAACAGATCGTCGCCGCGGCAGACCTCGGTGATTCCCATCGCGATGTCGTCGGCAACAACCGCCAACTGGTAAGCCGCATCGCCGGTCTTCCGCGTGACCGGGAAATCGCCAAGCACCGCGTGCGGGATCTTCGATTGCGGCCCCACGACGCGATCGACAAACGATACGCGCTGCCGTCGCGATCGGAACCGCCAGCAGAATTGGCCGGCTTCGGGCAGCGGATCCCCCGCGTTCCAACCGGCACAGGTGTCGGGGTAGACAGGCCCATCCTGCGATTCATGAGGCGCCGAAGCGGCCTCTTCGATATCCTTCCTCGTGCAAGCGCACGGGTACAGAAGATCCTGCTCGCGCAATCGATCCAAGACCACGCGGTACCGATCGATCCGCTGCGTCTGGATATACGGCGCGTGTTGGCCGCCGATGTCGGGCCCTTCGTCCCAATCGAGTCCCAGCCAAGCGAGATCGTCGACCGCTTGTTGCACAGCCCAAGGCTTCACACGCGGCGAATCGATATCTTCGATGCGGAGCACCACGCGACCGCCGCGGCTGCGGATCGAGAGCCATGCGAGGATGTAGGTTCTCGCGTTGCCAAGGTGCTGCGCCCCGGTGGGCGACGGAGCCAAGCGACCAACCGGCGGTGCGTCCAGCGACATCGAAGCGGCCCTCTCCAATTAAAAATCCGCGTTGCCGGGCGTCCGAGGAA
Above is a genomic segment from Rosistilla ulvae containing:
- a CDS encoding isochorismatase family protein, yielding MNWIRRVAVLLTLLGFVSVGRSTLAADPLSLSLRYRTETDQDSGLFHTLHRDADWNPKETAIILCDMWDVHSSQNAVRREKQIAPRLQQVVEALRREGVTVIHAPSGCMNFYTDHAARKRAIDAPKASNLPEEINAWCYKIPEEEAGVYPIDQSDGGRDDDPVEYEAWAKELTAKGLKPLSPWSRQIDVLKIDAGRDFISDSGSEIWNVMEAAGIKNVILAGVHTNMCVLGRPFGLRQMVQNGKNAVLIRDLTDTMYNPASEPKVSHFTGTDLIVEHIEKFVCPTITSDQIIGGKEFRYAEDDRPHVVMLVAEREYATDKSLLAYAVNPLGKSYRVSFVYADAEDKNDLHGSEVIESADLLFVSVRRRTLKTEQLERVRAHIAAGKPVVGIRTASHAFHVRNVDPAEGYAEWTTFDPDVFGGNYTGHHGNKLLPQVTFAAITHPILEDVDRMPYVSGGSLYKVSPLASGTTVLMNGKYEGLPSEPLAWTFTRADGGRSFYTSLGHSSDFEQPAFRVMLENAIGWALDRPAASKATAKP
- the gluQRS gene encoding tRNA glutamyl-Q(34) synthetase GluQRS; the encoded protein is MSLDAPPVGRLAPSPTGAQHLGNARTYILAWLSIRSRGGRVVLRIEDIDSPRVKPWAVQQAVDDLAWLGLDWDEGPDIGGQHAPYIQTQRIDRYRVVLDRLREQDLLYPCACTRKDIEEAASAPHESQDGPVYPDTCAGWNAGDPLPEAGQFCWRFRSRRQRVSFVDRVVGPQSKIPHAVLGDFPVTRKTGDAAYQLAVVADDIAMGITEVCRGDDLLPSTFRQIDLFEALGHPLPQFVHVPLVVGSDGRRLAKRHGDTRLSYFRERGARPEAIVGWALWSAGLLQSWQPIQPQEFVESFTLDAIASEKTIVTVAEYQKIIDASF